From Halichoerus grypus chromosome 6, mHalGry1.hap1.1, whole genome shotgun sequence, one genomic window encodes:
- the CHTF18 gene encoding chromosome transmission fidelity protein 18 homolog isoform X3, with protein MGDLELELGGAQDDFHSQFADELEVLAELEGTAALSSPRDPWPTVGRSRLTSEEAVAGGDAATPCSPGGRPGNHKGSARKRQLADRVSRDTALPPTPRVKRLRLEVVKKLNFRPEEMEEPPLPDSPAGGITPPPSPEVPTELWGKGLLDAGADVGLLQASPAARNPVLRRPPVLEDYVSVTSMGGCRAFLVLRADPVGTGVQTPFVDIWWRGHSQLDLLGVSFASLKEQVDSERRQQLLEEAHRLSDTLRSLRSEEVQPLAAPEEEMASNQGDSQHCLWVDEFAPRSYTELLSDDFTNRCLLKWLKLWDLVVFGRERPARKPRPSVELARGGKEAPSSSKWKSHEQVLEDMLEAELDPSRRPRQKVALLCGPPGLGKTTLAHVIARHAGYCVVEMNASDDRSPEAFRTCIEAATQMESVLGAGGKPNCLVIDEIDGAPVAAINVLLNILDRKGPQDAESGDQVPTSGGRRRRAEGGLLMRPIICICNDQFVPSLRQLRQQAFVLYFPPILSSRLTQRLQEISVRQGMQADPGALAALCEKTDNDIRACINTLQFLHGRGRRELSVQAVQATRVGLKDQRKGLFSVWQEVFQLPRAQRQRWGQDPALPLHMLPFHDGHLGLGPRAAEAPLTTASQRFYHILHVAASAGEHEKVVQGLFDNFLRLRLRDSSLGTVCAALDWLAFDDLLSRAAHHGQTFQLLRYLPFLPAAFHLLFASSHVPRIAFPSSQQEAQNRTSRTQNLIQTLVAGIAPATRSRAAPQALVLDALCLILDILAPKLRPVSTQLYSTREKQQLASLVGTMLAYSLTYRQERMPDGQYVYRLEPNVEEVCRFPELPARKPLTYQAKQLIAREIEMEKMRRAEALARVGDSPQVDGVPPGAEAPLGGAGDKAAQPPTSHSHEGQRLERRLERILKRAALEEKPERDFFGRVVLKRVAALSAGDVAPETDAAERHIGTAVGRSDVWFRFKEGVSNAVRRSVYIRDLL; from the exons ATGGGAGACCTCGAGCTCGAGCTGGGCGGTGCCCAGGACGACTTCCACAGCCAGTTCGCGGACGAGCTGGAGGTGCTGGCGGAGCTGGAAG GGACGGCGGCCCTGTCATCCCCCAGGGACCCCTGGCCCACGGTGGGCCGGTCCCGGCTGACGTCCGAGGAGGCCGTTGCTGGAGGCGACGCTGCCACTCCTTGCTCTCCAGGTGGACGTCCAGGGAACCACAAAGGCAGTGCGAGGAAGAGGCAGCTGGCCGACCGCGTCTCGAGGGACACGGCCTTGCCCCCCA cccccagggtcAAACGGCTTAGGCTGGAAGTCGTCAAGAAGCTGAACTTCAGGCCCGAGGAGATGGAAGAGCCGCCCCTTCCTGACTCCCCTGCTGGGGGCATCACCCCCCCACCGAGTCCCGAGGTCCCCACTGAGCTGTGGGGCAAGGG GCTCTTGGATGCTGGTGCTGATGTGGGTCTCCTGCAGGCCTCGCCGGCAGCCCGAAATCCCGTCCTGAGGCGGCCCCCTGTCCTGGAGGACTATGTCAGTGTGACCTCCATGGGTGGCTGCCGGGCTTTTCTGGTCCTGCGGGCTGACCCAGTGGGCACAGGGGTGCAG ACCCCTTTCGTTGATATCTGGTGGCGAGGCCACAGCCAGCTGGATCTGTTGGGTGTGTCCTTCGCGTCCCTGAAGGAGCAGGTCGACAGTGAG CGGAGGCAGCAGCTGCTCGAGGAGGCCCATCGGCTCTCAGACACACTTCGCAG CCTCAGGTCGGAGGAGGTCCAGCCTTTGGCAGCTCCTGAGGAAGAGATGGCCAGCAACCAAGGTGACTCCCAGCACTGCCTCTGGGTGGATGAGTTCGCACCTCGGTCCTACACGGAGCTGCTCAGTGATGAC TTCACTAACCGCTGCCTCCTCAAGTGGCTAAAGCTGTGGGACCTGGTGGTGTTTGGCCGAGAGAGGCCTGCTAGGAAGCCaaggcccagtgtggagctggcCCGGGGTGGCAAGGAGGCCCCAAGCTCCAGCAAATGGAAAAGCCATGAGCAGGTGCTGGAGGACATGCTAGAGGCTGAGCTGGACCCGAGCCGGCGGCCCCGGCAGAAG GTGGCGCTGCTGTGTGGGCCCCCGGGGCTTGGCAAGACCACCCTGGCTCACGTGATTGCGCGGCATGCTGGGTACTGCGTGGTGGAGATGAACGCAAG TGATGACCGCAGCCCTGAGGCCTTCCGCACGTGCATCGAGGCGGCCACGCAGATGGAGTCGGTGCTGGGTGCTGGCGGGAAGCCCAACTGCCTGGTCATCGATGAGATCGACGGGGCCCCCGTG GCTGCCATCAACGTTCTTCTGAACATCCTGGACCGCAAGGGCCCACAGGATGCAGAGTCAGGGGATCAGGTTCCCACAAGTGGGGGACGGCGGCGCCGGGCCGAGGGGGGCCTCCTGATGAGGCCCATCATCTGCATATGCAATGACCA GTTTGTACCCTCCCTGAGGCAGTTGAGACAGCAGGCCTTCGTGCTCTACTTCCCACCCATACTGTCCTCGAGGCTCACGCAGCGGCTACAGGAG aTCTCCGTGCGGCAGGGCATGCAGGCTGACCCGGGCGCACTGGCAGCTCTGTGTGAGAAGACAGACAACGATATCCGGGCCTGCATCAACACCCTGCAG TTCCTTCATGGGCGGGGCCGGCGGGAGCTGAGTGTGCAGGCTGTGCAGGCCACACGAGTTGGCCTCAAGGACCAGCGCAAGGGGCTCTTCTCTGTGTGGCAGGAGGTGTTCCAGCTGCCCCGGGCCCAGAG GCAACGCTGGGGCCAGGACCCGGCCCTGCCCCTGCACATGCTCCCGTTCCATGATGGGCACCTGGGTCTGGGGCCCCGTGCTGCCGAGGCGCCTTTGACCACGGCTTCCCAGCGGTTCTACCACATCCTGCACGTGGCTGCCTCCGCAGGGGAGCACGAGAAGGTGGTCCAG GGCCTGTTTGACAACTTCCTGCGCTTGCGGCTGCGGGATTCCAGCCTGGGGACCGTGTGCGCGGCCCTCGACTGGCTGGCCTTCGATGACCTGCTGAGCCGCGCCGCCCACCACGGCCAGACTTTCCAGTTGCTGCGCTACCTGCCCTTCCTGCCGGCAGCCTTCCACCTGCTCTTTGCGTCCAGCCACGTGCCGAGGATTGCTTTCCCCAGCAGCCAGCAGGAG GCCCAGAACCGGACCAGCCGGACACAGAACCTCATCCAGACGCTGGTGGCGGGCATCGCACCTGCCACCCGCAGCCGAGCTGCACCTCAGGCTCTCGTCCTGGACGCCCTCTGCCTGATTCTGGACATCCTTGCGCCCAAGCTGCGCCCT GTGAGCACGCAGCTGTACAGCACTCGTGAGAAGCAGCAGCTGGCCAGCCTCGTGGGCACCATGCTTGCCTACAGCCTCACCTACCGCCAAGAGCGCATGCCCGACGGGCAGTATGTCTACAGGCTCGAGCC GAACGTGGAGGAGGTCTGCCGCTTTCCTGAGCTGCCCGCCCGCAAACCCCTCACCTACCAGGCCAAGCAGCTCATTGCCCGCGAGATCGAAATGGAGAAGATGCGGCGGGCGGAGGCCTTGGCCCGGGTTGGGGACAGCCCCCAG GTGGATGGGGTTCCCCCAGGGGCCGAGGCTCCACTGGGGGGTGCCGGGGACAAAGCGGCACAGCCGCCCACCTCACACAGCCACGAGGGGCAGCGGCTAGAGCGGCGGCTGGAGCGCATCCTGAAGAGAGCGGCCCTGGAGGAAAAG CCTGAGAGGGACTTCTTTGGTCGTGTGGTCCTCAAGAGAGTGGCAGCCCTGAGTGCAG GAGATGTGGCCCCGGAGACCGACGCGGCTGAGCGGCACATAGGCACGGCGGTGGGCAGGAGTGACGTCTGGTTTCGCTTCAAGGAGGGCGTCTCCAATGCTGTGCGGCGCAGCGTCTACATCAGGGACCTGCTGTAG
- the CHTF18 gene encoding chromosome transmission fidelity protein 18 homolog isoform X1 translates to MGDLELELGGAQDDFHSQFADELEVLAELEGTAALSSPRDPWPTVGRSRLTSEEAVAGGDAATPCSPGGRPGNHKGSARKRQLADRVSRDTALPPSMSAGAQGPGLGCEAGEEPLFLPSPSPAPRVKRLRLEVVKKLNFRPEEMEEPPLPDSPAGGITPPPSPEVPTELWGKGLLDAGADVGLLQASPAARNPVLRRPPVLEDYVSVTSMGGCRAFLVLRADPVGTGVQTPFVDIWWRGHSQLDLLGVSFASLKEQVDSERRQQLLEEAHRLSDTLRSLRSEEVQPLAAPEEEMASNQGDSQHCLWVDEFAPRSYTELLSDDFTNRCLLKWLKLWDLVVFGRERPARKPRPSVELARGGKEAPSSSKWKSHEQVLEDMLEAELDPSRRPRQKVALLCGPPGLGKTTLAHVIARHAGYCVVEMNASDDRSPEAFRTCIEAATQMESVLGAGGKPNCLVIDEIDGAPVAAINVLLNILDRKGPQDAESGDQVPTSGGRRRRAEGGLLMRPIICICNDQFVPSLRQLRQQAFVLYFPPILSSRLTQRLQEISVRQGMQADPGALAALCEKTDNDIRACINTLQFLHGRGRRELSVQAVQATRVGLKDQRKGLFSVWQEVFQLPRAQRQRWGQDPALPLHMLPFHDGHLGLGPRAAEAPLTTASQRFYHILHVAASAGEHEKVVQGLFDNFLRLRLRDSSLGTVCAALDWLAFDDLLSRAAHHGQTFQLLRYLPFLPAAFHLLFASSHVPRIAFPSSQQEAQNRTSRTQNLIQTLVAGIAPATRSRAAPQALVLDALCLILDILAPKLRPVSTQLYSTREKQQLASLVGTMLAYSLTYRQERMPDGQYVYRLEPNVEEVCRFPELPARKPLTYQAKQLIAREIEMEKMRRAEALARVGDSPQVDGVPPGAEAPLGGAGDKAAQPPTSHSHEGQRLERRLERILKRAALEEKPERDFFGRVVLKRVAALSAGDVAPETDAAERHIGTAVGRSDVWFRFKEGVSNAVRRSVYIRDLL, encoded by the exons ATGGGAGACCTCGAGCTCGAGCTGGGCGGTGCCCAGGACGACTTCCACAGCCAGTTCGCGGACGAGCTGGAGGTGCTGGCGGAGCTGGAAG GGACGGCGGCCCTGTCATCCCCCAGGGACCCCTGGCCCACGGTGGGCCGGTCCCGGCTGACGTCCGAGGAGGCCGTTGCTGGAGGCGACGCTGCCACTCCTTGCTCTCCAGGTGGACGTCCAGGGAACCACAAAGGCAGTGCGAGGAAGAGGCAGCTGGCCGACCGCGTCTCGAGGGACACGGCCTTGCCCCCCAGTATGTCCGcaggggcccagggcccagggctggggtgtGAGGCTGGGGAAGAGCCTCTGTTCCTTCcgtctccctccccagcccccagggtcAAACGGCTTAGGCTGGAAGTCGTCAAGAAGCTGAACTTCAGGCCCGAGGAGATGGAAGAGCCGCCCCTTCCTGACTCCCCTGCTGGGGGCATCACCCCCCCACCGAGTCCCGAGGTCCCCACTGAGCTGTGGGGCAAGGG GCTCTTGGATGCTGGTGCTGATGTGGGTCTCCTGCAGGCCTCGCCGGCAGCCCGAAATCCCGTCCTGAGGCGGCCCCCTGTCCTGGAGGACTATGTCAGTGTGACCTCCATGGGTGGCTGCCGGGCTTTTCTGGTCCTGCGGGCTGACCCAGTGGGCACAGGGGTGCAG ACCCCTTTCGTTGATATCTGGTGGCGAGGCCACAGCCAGCTGGATCTGTTGGGTGTGTCCTTCGCGTCCCTGAAGGAGCAGGTCGACAGTGAG CGGAGGCAGCAGCTGCTCGAGGAGGCCCATCGGCTCTCAGACACACTTCGCAG CCTCAGGTCGGAGGAGGTCCAGCCTTTGGCAGCTCCTGAGGAAGAGATGGCCAGCAACCAAGGTGACTCCCAGCACTGCCTCTGGGTGGATGAGTTCGCACCTCGGTCCTACACGGAGCTGCTCAGTGATGAC TTCACTAACCGCTGCCTCCTCAAGTGGCTAAAGCTGTGGGACCTGGTGGTGTTTGGCCGAGAGAGGCCTGCTAGGAAGCCaaggcccagtgtggagctggcCCGGGGTGGCAAGGAGGCCCCAAGCTCCAGCAAATGGAAAAGCCATGAGCAGGTGCTGGAGGACATGCTAGAGGCTGAGCTGGACCCGAGCCGGCGGCCCCGGCAGAAG GTGGCGCTGCTGTGTGGGCCCCCGGGGCTTGGCAAGACCACCCTGGCTCACGTGATTGCGCGGCATGCTGGGTACTGCGTGGTGGAGATGAACGCAAG TGATGACCGCAGCCCTGAGGCCTTCCGCACGTGCATCGAGGCGGCCACGCAGATGGAGTCGGTGCTGGGTGCTGGCGGGAAGCCCAACTGCCTGGTCATCGATGAGATCGACGGGGCCCCCGTG GCTGCCATCAACGTTCTTCTGAACATCCTGGACCGCAAGGGCCCACAGGATGCAGAGTCAGGGGATCAGGTTCCCACAAGTGGGGGACGGCGGCGCCGGGCCGAGGGGGGCCTCCTGATGAGGCCCATCATCTGCATATGCAATGACCA GTTTGTACCCTCCCTGAGGCAGTTGAGACAGCAGGCCTTCGTGCTCTACTTCCCACCCATACTGTCCTCGAGGCTCACGCAGCGGCTACAGGAG aTCTCCGTGCGGCAGGGCATGCAGGCTGACCCGGGCGCACTGGCAGCTCTGTGTGAGAAGACAGACAACGATATCCGGGCCTGCATCAACACCCTGCAG TTCCTTCATGGGCGGGGCCGGCGGGAGCTGAGTGTGCAGGCTGTGCAGGCCACACGAGTTGGCCTCAAGGACCAGCGCAAGGGGCTCTTCTCTGTGTGGCAGGAGGTGTTCCAGCTGCCCCGGGCCCAGAG GCAACGCTGGGGCCAGGACCCGGCCCTGCCCCTGCACATGCTCCCGTTCCATGATGGGCACCTGGGTCTGGGGCCCCGTGCTGCCGAGGCGCCTTTGACCACGGCTTCCCAGCGGTTCTACCACATCCTGCACGTGGCTGCCTCCGCAGGGGAGCACGAGAAGGTGGTCCAG GGCCTGTTTGACAACTTCCTGCGCTTGCGGCTGCGGGATTCCAGCCTGGGGACCGTGTGCGCGGCCCTCGACTGGCTGGCCTTCGATGACCTGCTGAGCCGCGCCGCCCACCACGGCCAGACTTTCCAGTTGCTGCGCTACCTGCCCTTCCTGCCGGCAGCCTTCCACCTGCTCTTTGCGTCCAGCCACGTGCCGAGGATTGCTTTCCCCAGCAGCCAGCAGGAG GCCCAGAACCGGACCAGCCGGACACAGAACCTCATCCAGACGCTGGTGGCGGGCATCGCACCTGCCACCCGCAGCCGAGCTGCACCTCAGGCTCTCGTCCTGGACGCCCTCTGCCTGATTCTGGACATCCTTGCGCCCAAGCTGCGCCCT GTGAGCACGCAGCTGTACAGCACTCGTGAGAAGCAGCAGCTGGCCAGCCTCGTGGGCACCATGCTTGCCTACAGCCTCACCTACCGCCAAGAGCGCATGCCCGACGGGCAGTATGTCTACAGGCTCGAGCC GAACGTGGAGGAGGTCTGCCGCTTTCCTGAGCTGCCCGCCCGCAAACCCCTCACCTACCAGGCCAAGCAGCTCATTGCCCGCGAGATCGAAATGGAGAAGATGCGGCGGGCGGAGGCCTTGGCCCGGGTTGGGGACAGCCCCCAG GTGGATGGGGTTCCCCCAGGGGCCGAGGCTCCACTGGGGGGTGCCGGGGACAAAGCGGCACAGCCGCCCACCTCACACAGCCACGAGGGGCAGCGGCTAGAGCGGCGGCTGGAGCGCATCCTGAAGAGAGCGGCCCTGGAGGAAAAG CCTGAGAGGGACTTCTTTGGTCGTGTGGTCCTCAAGAGAGTGGCAGCCCTGAGTGCAG GAGATGTGGCCCCGGAGACCGACGCGGCTGAGCGGCACATAGGCACGGCGGTGGGCAGGAGTGACGTCTGGTTTCGCTTCAAGGAGGGCGTCTCCAATGCTGTGCGGCGCAGCGTCTACATCAGGGACCTGCTGTAG
- the CHTF18 gene encoding chromosome transmission fidelity protein 18 homolog isoform X4: protein MGGCRAFLVLRADPVGTGVQTPFVDIWWRGHSQLDLLGVSFASLKEQVDSERRQQLLEEAHRLSDTLRSLRSEEVQPLAAPEEEMASNQGDSQHCLWVDEFAPRSYTELLSDDFTNRCLLKWLKLWDLVVFGRERPARKPRPSVELARGGKEAPSSSKWKSHEQVLEDMLEAELDPSRRPRQKVALLCGPPGLGKTTLAHVIARHAGYCVVEMNASDDRSPEAFRTCIEAATQMESVLGAGGKPNCLVIDEIDGAPVAAINVLLNILDRKGPQDAESGDQVPTSGGRRRRAEGGLLMRPIICICNDQFVPSLRQLRQQAFVLYFPPILSSRLTQRLQEISVRQGMQADPGALAALCEKTDNDIRACINTLQFLHGRGRRELSVQAVQATRVGLKDQRKGLFSVWQEVFQLPRAQRQRWGQDPALPLHMLPFHDGHLGLGPRAAEAPLTTASQRFYHILHVAASAGEHEKVVQGLFDNFLRLRLRDSSLGTVCAALDWLAFDDLLSRAAHHGQTFQLLRYLPFLPAAFHLLFASSHVPRIAFPSSQQEAQNRTSRTQNLIQTLVAGIAPATRSRAAPQALVLDALCLILDILAPKLRPVSTQLYSTREKQQLASLVGTMLAYSLTYRQERMPDGQYVYRLEPNVEEVCRFPELPARKPLTYQAKQLIAREIEMEKMRRAEALARVGDSPQVDGVPPGAEAPLGGAGDKAAQPPTSHSHEGQRLERRLERILKRAALEEKPERDFFGRVVLKRVAALSAGDVAPETDAAERHIGTAVGRSDVWFRFKEGVSNAVRRSVYIRDLL from the exons ATGGGTGGCTGCCGGGCTTTTCTGGTCCTGCGGGCTGACCCAGTGGGCACAGGGGTGCAG ACCCCTTTCGTTGATATCTGGTGGCGAGGCCACAGCCAGCTGGATCTGTTGGGTGTGTCCTTCGCGTCCCTGAAGGAGCAGGTCGACAGTGAG CGGAGGCAGCAGCTGCTCGAGGAGGCCCATCGGCTCTCAGACACACTTCGCAG CCTCAGGTCGGAGGAGGTCCAGCCTTTGGCAGCTCCTGAGGAAGAGATGGCCAGCAACCAAGGTGACTCCCAGCACTGCCTCTGGGTGGATGAGTTCGCACCTCGGTCCTACACGGAGCTGCTCAGTGATGAC TTCACTAACCGCTGCCTCCTCAAGTGGCTAAAGCTGTGGGACCTGGTGGTGTTTGGCCGAGAGAGGCCTGCTAGGAAGCCaaggcccagtgtggagctggcCCGGGGTGGCAAGGAGGCCCCAAGCTCCAGCAAATGGAAAAGCCATGAGCAGGTGCTGGAGGACATGCTAGAGGCTGAGCTGGACCCGAGCCGGCGGCCCCGGCAGAAG GTGGCGCTGCTGTGTGGGCCCCCGGGGCTTGGCAAGACCACCCTGGCTCACGTGATTGCGCGGCATGCTGGGTACTGCGTGGTGGAGATGAACGCAAG TGATGACCGCAGCCCTGAGGCCTTCCGCACGTGCATCGAGGCGGCCACGCAGATGGAGTCGGTGCTGGGTGCTGGCGGGAAGCCCAACTGCCTGGTCATCGATGAGATCGACGGGGCCCCCGTG GCTGCCATCAACGTTCTTCTGAACATCCTGGACCGCAAGGGCCCACAGGATGCAGAGTCAGGGGATCAGGTTCCCACAAGTGGGGGACGGCGGCGCCGGGCCGAGGGGGGCCTCCTGATGAGGCCCATCATCTGCATATGCAATGACCA GTTTGTACCCTCCCTGAGGCAGTTGAGACAGCAGGCCTTCGTGCTCTACTTCCCACCCATACTGTCCTCGAGGCTCACGCAGCGGCTACAGGAG aTCTCCGTGCGGCAGGGCATGCAGGCTGACCCGGGCGCACTGGCAGCTCTGTGTGAGAAGACAGACAACGATATCCGGGCCTGCATCAACACCCTGCAG TTCCTTCATGGGCGGGGCCGGCGGGAGCTGAGTGTGCAGGCTGTGCAGGCCACACGAGTTGGCCTCAAGGACCAGCGCAAGGGGCTCTTCTCTGTGTGGCAGGAGGTGTTCCAGCTGCCCCGGGCCCAGAG GCAACGCTGGGGCCAGGACCCGGCCCTGCCCCTGCACATGCTCCCGTTCCATGATGGGCACCTGGGTCTGGGGCCCCGTGCTGCCGAGGCGCCTTTGACCACGGCTTCCCAGCGGTTCTACCACATCCTGCACGTGGCTGCCTCCGCAGGGGAGCACGAGAAGGTGGTCCAG GGCCTGTTTGACAACTTCCTGCGCTTGCGGCTGCGGGATTCCAGCCTGGGGACCGTGTGCGCGGCCCTCGACTGGCTGGCCTTCGATGACCTGCTGAGCCGCGCCGCCCACCACGGCCAGACTTTCCAGTTGCTGCGCTACCTGCCCTTCCTGCCGGCAGCCTTCCACCTGCTCTTTGCGTCCAGCCACGTGCCGAGGATTGCTTTCCCCAGCAGCCAGCAGGAG GCCCAGAACCGGACCAGCCGGACACAGAACCTCATCCAGACGCTGGTGGCGGGCATCGCACCTGCCACCCGCAGCCGAGCTGCACCTCAGGCTCTCGTCCTGGACGCCCTCTGCCTGATTCTGGACATCCTTGCGCCCAAGCTGCGCCCT GTGAGCACGCAGCTGTACAGCACTCGTGAGAAGCAGCAGCTGGCCAGCCTCGTGGGCACCATGCTTGCCTACAGCCTCACCTACCGCCAAGAGCGCATGCCCGACGGGCAGTATGTCTACAGGCTCGAGCC GAACGTGGAGGAGGTCTGCCGCTTTCCTGAGCTGCCCGCCCGCAAACCCCTCACCTACCAGGCCAAGCAGCTCATTGCCCGCGAGATCGAAATGGAGAAGATGCGGCGGGCGGAGGCCTTGGCCCGGGTTGGGGACAGCCCCCAG GTGGATGGGGTTCCCCCAGGGGCCGAGGCTCCACTGGGGGGTGCCGGGGACAAAGCGGCACAGCCGCCCACCTCACACAGCCACGAGGGGCAGCGGCTAGAGCGGCGGCTGGAGCGCATCCTGAAGAGAGCGGCCCTGGAGGAAAAG CCTGAGAGGGACTTCTTTGGTCGTGTGGTCCTCAAGAGAGTGGCAGCCCTGAGTGCAG GAGATGTGGCCCCGGAGACCGACGCGGCTGAGCGGCACATAGGCACGGCGGTGGGCAGGAGTGACGTCTGGTTTCGCTTCAAGGAGGGCGTCTCCAATGCTGTGCGGCGCAGCGTCTACATCAGGGACCTGCTGTAG